The sequence TACATCAACTATTAAACTAGATTGACACATAACCACTTCTGTATTTTTGTTAAAACGAAAGTAGCTTAAGTATAATATCCCATACATTTATTGCCTGATTTCTTAATTAAAACAAgactttcatattttattaatttttttcatgacattgatatttttttaatataatttattttatatttaataatcaatcgagattcaaataataaatcatttattaaaaaacacaagtcattattatttatataaataattattgatttcattatttttttaaccaaaataattaatattttttgcattattttaaaacaaactgCCAGGGTTGTTAAGTGAATAACATGAAATTATAAGATAACTAATTGAAAAAGACACAattctctctttctttatttttaaaaaaatataaaaaaagcagtaaaaaaaaataattgcaattttttttaaaggaggtGATAACAGTTATATCTTAATAGtttatgaagaaaataaaaaaaattatatatattaaagattaatttaaaaaaaaatatgtatgccaaaataaataattaattttattaatagaaagattagtatattaattaattaattattagtataatCTTTCGCTAAACAACAAAAGGTCAGTCACTAATTATATCACACGGCTTTTTTTCTCATggttgtgtgtttgtttcactAGGTTTTCCTGatattctctccctttttggtGGGGTTCTTTTCAGTTTTCTCAGcctttcttcaaactctttctcTGCGTGATAGATGTGTTTCTCCTGATCTTCAGCTCTGGATTCTGGGCTTGGTTGCAAAAAGGTCATTTTTTATTGGCTTATGAGGGTGCAGGTTTTCAGCAGATAAGTAGCTTAGCTTCCTTGTTCATAAGCCTTGAAGGTTTTTGATGCTGTTTTTCTGCACTTTTTGAACCTTTTTACCTTTGTTTTGCATCTGGGTGTTGTTTTGGAACTATCTCCCACTGTTGGCATGTGAGTTTTTTTTACATGTGTGGATTTTAGATATTGGTCTAATGGTCTCTCGATCTCTCTGAAATGATATTTGGTGGAGAGATTCCTGTTAGCTTGATGGCTTTTTTACTTGAAGATCTAAGGTGTAATAGATGAGGTTGAAAAAGCTGTTGGATGATTGAGCATAAATGGCTTTGCATGATTTTATTCTGTAGATAAGGTGAAAAGGGTTGAAAGAAATTGGGTTGGAACTAGGATTTGAGGTATAATGGGTTCATTTGTCTGATTTGGGTTGTGGTTTGTGTGAAGCAATGGAAGGTAATTTGCCACAGGGAGGTATAATTCAAGGTGGAACTTCTTTTGGTGGCTTTGATTTGCCGATTCGGGTTCAGCATCAAGCACAGCATCCCCATACAATGCACCAACATCAAACTCATCCGCGTCAAGGGTCTTCTGTACATTCCACCGTTCATGATGGGTTTCCACTTACAATGGGAACCATGCAGAACTGTGACCAAACCATTTCATTGACTGACTTTAGTAAAGGAGACAGAAGCAAAAACTCAGCGAGTGAGGAAGATGAGCCGAGCTATACTGAGGATGGTGTTGATTGTCACCATGAAACAACTAGAGGGAAGAAAGGATCACCTTGGCAGCGTGTGAAGTGGACTGATAAGATGGTAAGGCTTCTGATAACAGCTGTTTCTTATATAGGCGAGGATGTAACTGCTGATGGTGGTAGCAGCGGAAGAAGAAAGTTTGCAGTCTTACAGAAGAAGGGTAAGTGGAAATCTGTTTCCAAGGTCATGGCTGAAAGGGGTTATCATGTTTCGCCTCAGCAATGTGAGGATAAATTCAATGACCTTAATAAAAGGTATAAAAAGCTTAATGATATGCTAGGGAGGGGTACTTCTTGTCAGGTTGTTGAAAATCCTGCACTGTTGGATGTAATAGATTTTCTTTCCGAGAAAGAAAAAGACGACGTCCGGAAAATATTGAGCTCAAAACACTTGTTCTATGAAGAGATGTGTTCTTATCATAATGGTAACAGGTTGCATTTACCCCATGATCCTGCATTGCAACGTTCACTGCAGTTAGCTCTCCGAAATAGAGACGATCATGATGATGATATCAGAAGGTCCCatcatgatgatcatgatgaagatgaTCAAGATGCGGAAATTGATGATCATGATGACTTTGAAGAGAATTGTGCTTCTCATGGTGATAGTAGAGGAATATATGGGCCATCAGGCGgatctatgaagaaattgaaacAATGCCAAGGCCAAGAAGATGCTAATACTTTTGGTAAGTCTTTAAATTGTCAGGAATACAACAAAAGTTCATATCCCCATGGACAGATGATCCAATCTGATGTGAATCAAGGTTTACCTGAAGGCATGAGAGCAGCTTGGTTACAGAAGCAATGGGTTGAATCTCACACCCTTCAGTTAGAAGAACAAAAGCTACAAATTCAGGTCGAGATGCTGGAACTAGAGAAACAGAGATTCAAGTGGCAGAGGTTTAGTAAGAAAAAGGATCGGGAGTTGGAGAAGCTGAGCCtagaaaatgaaagaatgaaGCTTGAAAATGAACGTATTGCTTTAGAACTGAAGCGAAAGGAAATGGGCACTGGCTTTAAATAGGTCAGCACTCTTGCAAGCTTTGTGGCAATTGCATTGCATGCATGGTGCtccatttttcttgtttttgctGTCTTTGGTAAGATGTGGTTTGTTTAGTTGAAactatgggttttttttttattggggaACTTTGCAAATCTAACTCTCACTCCTGCTtgtattgtttaaatttaatagtAGTGCATAATGATTAGGCTCTACTGAAGTTTTGTTGCCTATGTTCAAAGACTGGGTAGCTGAAACACCGttaatctttttgttttgtaatattaattttctaatattacATATTGTCTGtcctttcatttcttttacAGCCTGTATATATTGTTCtggttatttatttgttattttcattcttGAAATCATTTATGTCCATCTATGTTTAGACTATTGCTGTTGAGTTTTCTTCCAagtgttttgtgttttttttttccattttgtcACTCTTTGCTTCAATAGATGGCTATTTTTTCTTGGAAAGCCTTATTACTGGATTTTAATCAACTATGTTAGTTGTACTAGTTAGTTAGGTTGTAAGCAATCTTATGAGTTGTTAACTAGCTCTCAAATAAACATGCACTTACTCATATTTGCATCTTTTTCATATCGATCAATACAAAGAGATATTTCCACAGAAGTCCTATCTTGTTTTATGAGCGCTATGATTTTTGGCCTCACCAACTTGGGGTTACTTGCATCTCATACAGAGAAGTTTTACATTGCCCCAAAGCCAGTAACATTTGAAATAGGAATCTTGGTGTTCTTTTTGTGAATCTTCAGTTTGTCTTCTGTGGTTGTAGCAGTTTTCTCCATTAGTTTAAAGGCTTGGGGTTGGGGTGGTAGGTGGACAAAGTTTTATGGCATTGTGCCATTTTATGCTCTTCTTTGGTGTCTTTGGCTGTAGTGAAGTACTGAGATATTTTGGGGCAATTTCCTTCTTGTGCAGGGAACATATcccttttcaaggaaagaagTGTATAAGGTGGTTTAAGGGGAAAAAGTGTGAAAAAATCATTTCCCTTTTATGAAATATATGCCATCTTTGCTTGTGACGAAATTGTGCTTGTTATTAAGTTACTTAAGCTACAAATTTCATGTATGGTGACATCATTTTATCTCATTCTATTACACAAACATAAACCACATGTAAATACTGCAGAATCCCATTCCTATTTAGTAGTTACAACAATGTATGTTATTGAGTCCGGATTTTGAAGCATTCTATACTAGTCTTATAGTATAACTATAAATATTCTATATAACTTTcttgctttatttatttttttaatcttaaaattgTCTAAATTATGGGTGGTTAGGATCAAACTCCTGGCCACCAAGTCAATGATTAGGTACAGACTTGGAAATGCTTTTATATCTCTAACGTGTCCATCATAGGAAAATCTTTTGGGCATAAAGGATGGATGGACAAAGCACAGGCCATAACTTGTACTGAAACTTTTAGTTATGAAAAATAGGAGTGCCAAGGATCAAACTATTGACTACTTGGTCATAAGGCTTTTGTACTATTTTGAGAACCAAATCTTGCTAAAAGCTTACAGCCTTACACTCTTAGGTTAGTCACCCGGAATTTCTTTTATCTAACTGTTCACAATATTTCTTTCTCCTggtttagttataattttggtTCCAATTGTCttgattttaattcattattaaagctgagttttcttttttataattcagCTCTTCTTATTGagggattttttttaagtgtctCTATATTTGGTGCTAGGAATAAAAGATTGACATATTTTTAGCATTGAGAACACCGTGAATTTATGTTTGCACTTTGTAGTCTATTATTAGCTGATGAAATGGGGCGATTTTCCAATAAAGTTATACCTTAATGCACAACTGGAGATGATAATCATCTTGATTGTATTGGATTTAATGTGTTTATGTAAATTCATTTGTGTGTGCAACATGACCTTGTGAATTTATCTTAAAGATGCATTTATTAT comes from Glycine soja cultivar W05 chromosome 20, ASM419377v2, whole genome shotgun sequence and encodes:
- the LOC114402756 gene encoding uncharacterized protein LOC114402756 produces the protein MEGNLPQGGIIQGGTSFGGFDLPIRVQHQAQHPHTMHQHQTHPRQGSSVHSTVHDGFPLTMGTMQNCDQTISLTDFSKGDRSKNSASEEDEPSYTEDGVDCHHETTRGKKGSPWQRVKWTDKMVRLLITAVSYIGEDVTADGGSSGRRKFAVLQKKGKWKSVSKVMAERGYHVSPQQCEDKFNDLNKRYKKLNDMLGRGTSCQVVENPALLDVIDFLSEKEKDDVRKILSSKHLFYEEMCSYHNGNRLHLPHDPALQRSLQLALRNRDDHDDDIRRSHHDDHDEDDQDAEIDDHDDFEENCASHGDSRGIYGPSGGSMKKLKQCQGQEDANTFGKSLNCQEYNKSSYPHGQMIQSDVNQGLPEGMRAAWLQKQWVESHTLQLEEQKLQIQVEMLELEKQRFKWQRFSKKKDRELEKLSLENERMKLENERIALELKRKEMGTGFK